The nucleotide window CAGTGTCCTAATGGTAAATCGGTCAGTGAAGTGGTCTATCAACAACAGCGTTTAAACGCCAGCTATATCCACTTTTATTTTTACTCAAACCCTCACCTTATTGCAGCGTGGTTGACGCCATGAGTGATTCACCTCATCAGTTTTCACAAGCAGAACGAGAAGCCGTTTATCGCGCCATAGCAGAACGTCGCGATATGCGTCACTTTCGACCAGATCCTGTTGATCCAGAACAATTAAAACGTTTACTGATCGCGGCTCATCAAGCCCCCAGTGTCGGCCTGATGCAACCCTGGCGAATAATTCGAATTACTGATTCCATTATTCGCGAAAAAATAAAAGCACTGGTGGAAAAGGAACGTATTGAAACAGCCAAAGCCATGAATGAACGCGAAGATGAGTTTATGCGTTTAAAAGTCGAGGGCATGGATAATTGTGCTGAGATCCTGGTTGTCGCTTTATGTGATAAACGTGAAGAACATATTTTTGGCAGACGAACCATGCCGAATATGGATTTGGCCTCGGTATCTTGTGCCATCCAAAATATGTGGCTCGCAGCAAGAGTGGAAGGTTTGGGCATGGGCTGGGTTTCTATTTTTGAACCTGAGGCACTGGCACAATTACTGAAACTCCCCTCGGGTGCCTCCCCCGTCGCTATTCTCTGCCTGGGTCATGTTAATGAGTTTTATCCAGAGCCGATGTTACAAATGGAAAACTGGCGACAAGGTATTGAGCTGGACGCGGTTTTATATGAAAACCAATGGGATGAACCTGCCAAGCTATGACCTTACTGTTTATCGTGCTTGCCGTATTGCTTGACTGGTTGCTTGGCGAACCAACACGTCGCCATCCGCTGGTTGGTTTTGGGCGACTGACCAAGCTCGTTGAAACCAGATTATATTCATCAGAACACAATCAAAAAAAACAGTTTATCAATGGCTTACTCGGTTGGCTGATACTCGTCTTACCTTTTGCCTTGATTGCCTATTTTATGAGTCAAATTACCGTGCTCAACAGCTTATTTAGTGTGCTGGTACTTTACCTTTGTATTGGCCATCGGAGTTTGTATGACCATGTCACCCCGATCATCGAAGCATTGAAACAAGGTGATATTGAACAGGCAAAAACTTATACCAGCTATATTGTCAGCCGTGACAGGGAAACTCTGCATATTCCTAAAGCCAGTATCGAATCTGTATTAGAAAATGGCGCCGATGCCATTTTTTCAGCTATCTTTTGGTTTATCGTGGCAGGATTGCCTGGCGTCGTTATCTATCGTCTCAGTAATACTCTGGATGCCATGTGGGGCTATAAAACAGAGCGCTATTTATTCTTTGGCCGTTTTGCTGCGCGTATTGATGATGTGCTGAACTTTATTCCAGCCCGTTTAACAGCACTCAGCTATGCTCTGGTGGGTGATGTCCGTTCAGGTTTACAGTGCTGGAAACAACAGGCTAAACAATGGGATAGCCCTAATGCTGGTCCAGTTATGGCGGCTGGTGCTGGTGCATTAAATATTAAGCTGGGCGGTTTAGCTCGCTATCACGGCGTCTGGCATGATCGTCCTAAGCTTGGTCTCAACCACGAAGCGAGCGAGAGTGATATTCCCCGCGCCTTACATTTAGTGACAGACAGTCTATTGCTGTGGCTGGCCGGTATTACTGTGATCACAGGAATTAGCTATGCTTGAACACGGTGGCAAACTCAACCATTACATCAAAAAGTACGGCATAGCCAGCGAGTATTGGTTGGATTTATCTACCGGTATTAATCCCAATGGCTGGCCTGTTCCCCCCCTGCCAGAACAGGTTTGGACACGTTTACCGGAACAGGATGATGATTTACTCACTGCAGCGGCAAACTATTATGGCAATGAAAGTTTAATTGCCCTGCCCGGAAGCCAGGCTGCCATTCAGTTTTTACCGCAATTACGCGAGCCTTGCAGAGTGAGGGTCATACACCCCTGCTATGCCGAACATGCTTATAGTTGGCAAAAAGCAGGTCATGATGTTGAGGCCATCCATCACGACGAGATTGATTCATTGCTTGCCGAAACAGATGTGCTAATCATCATCAACCCGACTAACCCAAGTGGCAGGCAATACAAAAAAGAACAACTTTTAAGCTGGCATCAACAATTACAACAACATGATGGCTGGCTTGTGGTAGATGAAGCCTTTATTGATACATCACCTGACAAAAGTCTTTGTCGTCTGCCTGCCATGCCTGGACTCCTTATCCTCAGATCGGTTGGTAAATTCTTTGGTTTGGCAGGTTGTCGTGTTGGTTTTTTAATCGCCGAACAATCCGTTCTCGATCAGATGAAAGAACACCTGGGCCCGTGGCCCATTGCTACTGCTTCACGTTATATCACCATACACGCTTTTAAAGATACTGACTGGCAACAACACTGCCGCCAGCAACTTCAGTTTCAATCAGCACGTCTGGCGCAATTACTGACTCGTTATGGTCTCAGTCCTACCGCTGGCACAGACTTATTTCAGTGGGTCAGACTTTCTGTCGCCAAAGACATACATGAGAAACTGGCAAAAAATGCCATTCTGACCCGCTTATTTGAATCCCCTGCCAGTTTGCGTTTTGGTTTACCCGCCAATGAACAGCAATGGCAGCAGTTAGAAAAAGCCCTGCAATCGCTACGAGTTGATCATGAAACATAAAACATTAATGGTTCAGGGCACCACATCTGATGCGGGCAAAAGTACCGTTGTCACCGCCTTATGTCGCTGGTTTAAACAACAAGGTTATCAAGTTGCGCCGTTCAAACCACAAAATATGGCACTCAATAGTGCAGTGACCGCAGAAGGTGGTGAAATCGGTCGCGCTCAGGCGGTACAAGCACAAGCCTGTCATCTGGCACCACATATTGATATGAACCCGGTGCTACTCAAACCTAATAGTGACTCTGGTGCTCAGGTCATTATTCATGGCAAAGCGGTTGCCAATATGGAAGCGCGCTTTTACCACGACTATAAGCCTACGGCGATGCAAGCGGTTCTCGATTCGCATCACCGGCTGGAATCGAATTATGACCTTGTTGTCGTAGAAGGTGCGGGCTCACCAGCAGAAATTAATTTACGCGATCGTGACATCGCCAATATGGGCTTTGCAGAAGCTGTAGATTGTCCGGTTATTCTGATTGCCGATATTGATCGCGGTGGTGTATTTGCTCATCTGGTCGGCACGCTGTCGTGTTTATCTGAGTCAGAACAAGCGCGGATTAAAGGCTTTATTATTAATCGCTTTCGCGGTGATATGAGTCTATTGCAACCCGGTCTGGACTGGCTGAAACAAAAAACCGGTAAACCGGTGTTAGGTGTTTTGCCCTATCTGCACGGTTTACATTTAGAAGCTGAAGATGCGGTGAATACCCAACAAATAACGGGCTCAGATAAACAACTCAATATTATCGTGCCGGTATTACCCCGCATCAGTAACCATACTGATTTAGACCCATTAAGATTGCATCCTCAAGTCAATTTACAGTTTATCGGCCCTGATGACACCATCCCGGCGGCCGATCTGATTATTTTGCCTGGCAGTAAACACGTCCGTGCTGATTTAGAGTGGCTGATTAAACAAGGCTGGCCTGAAGCCATAGCTAAACACTGTCGTTATGGTGGCAAAGTGTTGGGTATCTGTGGTGGTTTTCAAATGCTTGGCAGACTGATTCATGATCCTGATGGCATTGAAAGTCAGCCTGGTAGCAGTGATGGTCTCGGCTTGCTGGATATGGAAACAACGCTAGCCGGCGATAAAACATTACGACAAAATCAGGGACAATTACTTATCAATAGTTCAGCCGTCACTATATCCGGTTATGAAATACATGCAGGTATCAGCACAGGAAAAGCGCTGGCATCGCCCCTGATGTCACTATCACATGGTCCGGATGGGGCTATCAGTGAAGATAGACAGATTATCGGTACGTATCTACATGGTTTATTTGAACATGACGAAGCGGCTCAAGCCATACTGACTTGGGCAGGTCTTGATGATGTTCAGTCTGTCGATTACTGGCAGCTTCGTGAAAATGACATCAATAAACTGGCAGAGATGATTGCAACACATGTGAACACAGAAAAGTTGATGCAGATTCTTGAGGACACACAATGAGTAAGACGCTAATTCTAGGTGGTACCAAATCAGGTAAAAGCCGACTGGCTGAACAATGGGCAAACGCTACCAGCCGAGCTGTCAGCTATATCGCCACGGCACAAGCACATGATGATGAAATGGCACAACGGATTAAACAGCATCAGCAACAACGACCAGACAACTGGCCAACCATTGAACAGCCGCTTTATCTAGGGGATGCAATAAACCAAGCAACAACTGATGTTGTACTGGTAGATTGTTTAACCCTGTGGCTGACCAATCTTTTATTAGCTGAAGGCGATTTGCTGACAGAACAGATATCCGCATTACTAGATACGCTGCAAACCACTGATAAACACATCATTATGGTCAGTAATGAAACCAATATGGGCGTGATGCCTTTGGGAGACTTAACTCGTCGTTATTGTGATGAGGCTGGTGTCTTACATCAGCGTATCGCCAAAATGAGCGATAACGTCATCTTAACCGTGGCAGGTTTACCTCACATATTAAAAGGACAACTGCATGAACAGCTTCGCTGAATGGCTAAAACAACCAGTTAAAGCGGTAGATAAGACGCATGAACAAAAAGCGCTGGCGCGTCAGCAGCAGTTGACTAAACCGCCCGGCTCTCTCGGGCAGCTGGAAAACTTAGCAGTCAAAATTGCCAGTTTACAGGCTAGTGAAATTCCGGACCTGACGCATGTTCATATCACTGTTTATGCCGCAGACCATGGCGTCATGGCTGAAGGTGTTTCAGCCTTCCCCCAATCCGTCACCGCAGCCATGATCAGAAACTTTGCCAATGGCGGTGCTGCTATTAGCGTATTAGCACAGGAGTTAACCGCAAAACTCGATGTGATTAACGTTGGTACAGTAGACGCATTGGAAGACATTCCTGGCGTATTCGATAAACGTATCGACGCTGGCACGGCGAATTTCTGTCAGGGCCCAGCGATGACAGAGCAACAATGCCAACAGGCGATATTAGTTGGTCGTGATAATGTCTTAAGTGATATTGATAACATCCAACTCTATATTGCTGGTGAAATGGGGATTGGTAACACCTCTACCGCCAGTGCTTTAGCCTCAGCGCTGCTGAAATGCGATCCTATCGATGTGGTGGGTCCTGGCACAGGACTGGACCAACAAGGTATTCAACATAAAGTCACGGTCATTCAACGTGCACTTGAATTACACCAATCAGAGCTGAATGCTGCTCCTCTGTCGACACTCACGCTATTGGGTGGCTTTGAAATCGCTGCCATGGTAGGTGCTTATCTGACCTGTGCCAAACAAGGTATTCCAGTACTGATAGATGGCTTTATTAGTACAGTGGCGGCATTAACGGCAGAGAGAATGCAGCCAGGATGCAAAGACTGGTTTATTTATAGCCATCAAAGTGCTGAGCCCGGTCATAAAGTGGTTTTAAACGCTTTAGACGCGAAACCATTACTTCAGCTGGATATGCGTCTGGGAGAAGGCAGTGGTGCCGCGGTGGCTGTTCCCATTCTTCGCCAAGCCTGTCTGTTACACAATGGTATGGCCACATTCGAACAAGCCAATATCAGTAAAGGAGACAAGTAATGTGGTTATCGTTCCAAATAGCCCTTCAATTTCTCACCATTATTCCGGTCAGCTATGCCAGTGCAACTGATCAACAGCTTGGACGTTCCTTAGTTTTTTATCCTGTTATTGGCTTGATTATCGGCTTAATTTTATCAGGACTCGTATCCGTCCTCCCTGTTTCCTATAGTTTGCTCAGTGCTGCTTTATTACTGACAGCTTGGGTATTATTAACGGGAGGCTTACATATTGATGGTCTTGCTGATTCGGCTGATGCCTGGTTAGGCGGTATCGGCAATAAACAACGTACGCTGGAGATTATGAAAGACCCGGCAGCGGGCCCCATTGCGGTCGTTGTATTAGCGTTAAGCTTATTAATCAAACTGGCCTTAGTGGAAATCGTTATCTCATCAGGCGAAACCTCCGCCTTAATCTGGAGCATCATCCTGGCCAGAACGGCGATGCCATTATTATTTCTGACGACTAACTATGTCAGACCCAACGGCATTGGTGCCGTATTAAAACAGTGCCTTCCCGTCAAGCAAGTGAAATGGATGCTGCTTATCACCACCGTCATCGCATTATTCTGCCTGGGTTTCACACCGCTGTTACTTGGGTTGATCGTATTCTTATTACTTCGCTACACGATGGAGCATCGGCTTGATGGCTTTACCGGTGATACAGCCGGGGCGATGGTCGAATTGCTGGAAATCAGCTTTTTATTGTTTTTAATTTTGTTTTAGGAAAATCCAATGTCTGATACTGAAAAAAGTGAACGTCATAAAAAACGTATGCAACGCCATAAAAGCGTGGTCGATGAGAAAATTCAACAAGCAGAAAAAGACAAAGGTTTATTATTAGTCATTACGGGTAATGGCAAAGGCAAGAGTTCTTCTGGATTTGGGATGGTGGCCAGAGCCTTGGGGCATGACATGAAAGTCGGTGTGGTTCAGTTTATTAAAGGCGCTTTTAGTACAGGCGAAGAATCATTTTTCCGTCGCTTTCCCGAAGAAGTTTCTTATCATGTGGTTGGTGATGGTTTTACCTGGGAAACACAAAACCTTGAACAAGATATTGCTTCCGCAGAAAAAGGCTGGGAAATCTGCAAAGCCATGCTTAACGATCCAGAAATTGATGTCGTTTTATTAGATGAGTTGAATATCGTATTGAAAATGAAATATCTCAATGCCGAAACAGTATTAAATGACATCGCACAAAGACCAGAGATGCAACATGTCATTATCACCGGTCGAGGAGCCCCTGACAGCGTGATAGAGGCAGCGGATACCGTTAGCCGTATTGAGGATGTTAAACATGCATTTCGTGCCGGTATAAAAGCACAGAAAGGCATCGAATTATAGGCGCATTTTTACCCTGTCATAAAACTGTAAAGTTACTCACATTTTCTGTGGATAACTCTGTGATTAAGTTTGGAGTTAGTCGCTAAGTGCCTCTCATACAAAGGCTCTTCTCAAAATGGTTAAAAAATAACCATATAATTTTATTATTAAAAATCAATAAGTTATAATGCTGTCATTAAAAATCAGTCGCTTACGGGAACTTTTTAATAAAAGCTTTACAGAAAAAAGACAAGTGTATAACTCTGTAGAAAAGTGTTGACATAGAGTAATGACCAGCACAAAACAAAAAGCCCGGTAGTGTTCACTACCGGGCTTTTTTTATTTCACTTTTTGAAACTGATAAATCAGGATTTAACCGCTTCCGCTGCACTGTCCATTTCCAGATGAATATCCTCATCTTTTAGCGTGACACGAACATGTCCACCACCCTGACTCAATTTACCAAATAACAGCTCATCAGCCAGTGGTCGTTTGATTTTCTCCTGAACCAGTCTCGCCATAGGACGAGCGCCCATTTGCACATCATAACCATGTTCAGCCAGCCATTGGCGAGCCGCATCATTGACTTCGATAGTGACGTTTTTATCTTCAAGTAACATTTCAAGCTCTAATACCGCTTTATCCGCTACCCGAAGGATGGCATCCTTATCCAGAGGTTTAAATTGAATAATGCCATCAAGACGGTTACGGAACTCTGGCGTGAAGGTACGTTTCAGGGCTTCATTACCGTCAGAGGTTAAATTGTCCTGCTTGGTGAAACCAATGGATGGTTTACTCATCTCAGCAGCACCGGCGTTGCTTGTCATCACTAACACGACATGACGGAAGTCCGCTTTACGTCCGTTGTTATCCGTCAATGTGCCATGATCCATCACTTGTAATAACAGATTAAACACATCAGGATGCGCTTTCTCAATTTCATCTAACAACAGCACTGCGTGAGGTTGTTTGATGATGGCATCCGTTAACAGACCGCCTTGATCAAAACCAACATAACCAGGAGGTGCGCCAATGAGTCTTGATACGGTATGGCTTTCCATATATTCCGACATATCAAAACGAATCAGATCAACACCCAGATTGTGAGCTAACTGACGTGTGACTTCGGTTTTACCTACACCGGTAGGACCTGCAAACAAGAAAGCACCTGTCGGTTTTTCTGGATGGCCCAAGCCTGAACGCGCCATTTTAATCGCAGAACCCAAAGCCGAAATCGCTTCATCCTGTCCGAAGATAACGCGTTTAAGATTATCTTCCAGTTTACGCAGATTATCCTTGTCAGCATTGGACACCGTTTTCGCAGGAATACGTGCAATTTTCGCCACGATAGCCTGCACATCATTCACACCGATCAGTTTTTTACGTTTAGACTTCGGTGCAATACGCTGAGCGGCACCGACTTCGTCTAACACATCAATCGCCTTGTCTGGCAGGAAGCGATCATTAATATGACGATGCGCCAACTCAGCAGCCTGTTCAATCGCCGCATTGGAGTAACGCACATTGTGGTGCTCTTCCAGACCAGGTTTAAGGCCTTTCAAAATTTCAATGGTTTCAGCCACACTAGGTTCTGGCAGATCAATCTTTTGGAACCTACGTGCTAAAGCGCGATCATGCTCAAAAATACCCCGGTATTCCTGATAGGTAGTTGAACCAATACACTTCAGTTCACCACTGGCTAATAACGGTTTTAATAAGTTAGCCGCATCCATCGTGCTGTTACCTGCACTACCTGCACCAATCATGGTATGGATTTCATCGATAAACAAAATCGCGTGTGGCTGCTTTTTCAATTCACGTAATAAGGCTTTCAGACGTTTTTCAAAATCACCCCGGTATTTTGTACCGGCAACCAGTGCGCCCATATCTAAAGAATAAATGGTGGTTTCTGCTAACACTTCAGGCACGTCACCATGAACAATGCGTCTTGCCAAACCTTCAGCCAGAGCTGTTTTACCGACCCCTGCTTCACCGACAAATAAAGGATTATTTTTACGACGACGACACAGGATTTGTAGCGTACGTTCTAATTCATGGGCACGACCAACAAGCGGATCGATTTTACCTTTGATGGCGGCTGCATTCAGATTTTCGGCATACAATGTCAGAGGACTTTTATCCTCATCAGAAACATCTTCGCTTTCTACTTTAGCTTCTGATTCTGATGTAGCAGCATTATCCTCAACATCGCCATGACTAATCGCATTGACGACATCCAAACGTGTGACATCCTGCTTTTGCAATAAGTAAACGGCTTGAGATTGTTGTTCAGAAAAGATCGACACCAGAACGTTTGCCCCAGTCACCTCAGAACCACCTGATGACTGAACATGCATCACAGCGCGCTGTAGAATACGTTGGAATGCCAGCGTTGGTTGAGTTTCGCGCTCACTATCCTCAGCGAGTGTCGGTAGATTATCAGCCAGAAAATCGCTTAGTTCCTGTCGTAAAACAGTGATATCTACTTCGCACGCCTTCAATACGGCCAGTGCCTGACCATTTTCCAGCAGCGCTAATAAGAGATGCTCAACGGTAAGAAACTCATGAGCACGTTGGCGAGCATAATTAAATGCTTGGCTGAGGGTTTGTTCGAGCTCTTTACTTAACATGTTACGTTCCACCTTATTGGTTGGATATCGAACTAGGTCATTCCTCTTCCATCGTACACTGCAATGGATGACCGTGGCTTTGAGAATAGCTGTTGACCTGTTCGACTTTCGCTTCAGCTATCTCATAGGTAAAAATACCACACAAGGCACTACCTTCGGTATGCACTTGAAGCATGGTGCGTGTAGCACGCTCACGCCCCATGCCAAAAAGGTTTTCGAGGACTTCAATCACAAAATCCATTGGCGTGTAGTCATCATTTAGCATAATCACCCGGTACTTGGGTGGTTGCTTCAAGTCTGGCTTTGCTGGAGCAACGGCATATTCATTGTCGTTGTTCCATTCGTGATCATTTTCCTGACTCATGCCCTTTTTTAGCTCGCTTCATCAATCATTTTTTGTAATTCGCCGTTTTCATACAGCTCCATAATAATGTCACAACCACCCACTAATTCACCTTTAATATACAGTTGTGGGAAGGTTGGCCAATCTGCATAACGATGCAGATTTTCACGCACATCTGGCTCTGCCAATACATTCACATAAGCAAATTCTGCACCACACGCAGATATGGCTTGAGAAGCCCGGCTTGAAAAACCACATTGTGGAAACTCAGGCGTCCCTTTCATAAACAAAATGACCGGGTTTGATTGAATCGCCTGTGTAATTTTTTCCATTACTTCCATTCTTTAATCCTCGTAGTTTTGAAATTTATTATGTCTGATGAGATGGGGATGCTTTTATAGTTTTCAAGCTTAGGCTAGTTATATTCAAGCTGCAATAAGCCAAGAATCGCATCCAGTCCATTATGATTTATTGCTGTCGCCGCCTGCTGCTGCACTTTCGGTTTAGCGTGATAGGCCACACTCAAACCAGCTGGCTCCATCATTAATAAATCATTCGCCCCATCCCCCACCGCTATTGTTTGTTCAGCGACAATGTTCATTTTGTTACAACATGACAACAGAAAATCGGCTTTGGTTTGTGCACCACAAATATCGCCGTCAACTTCTCCAGTGAGTTTGCCGTCTTTTTCTGCCAGCTTATTGGCCTGAGTAAAATCAAGCCCTAAACGCTGCTTTAATCTATCGGTAAAAAAGGTGAAGCCACCCGATACTAATGCCAGGCTAAAGCCATGTTGTTTAAGTGTCGACACCATCAACTCAGCCCCAGGACTCAATCGCAAACGTTCATCATAAACTCGTTCAAGAACCTCAACATCCAGACCTTTCAATAAGGACACTCGCTTGCGAAGTGAAGTTTCGAAGTCTATTTCGCCTCGCATCGCTGATTCTGTAATCGCTGCGACTTCGGGTTTTAGGTTCATAAAATCAGCGATTTCATCAATACACTCGATGGTAATCAGCGTTGAATCCATATCGGTGACGAGAAGTTTAGCGGCACGATGATCAAATTGTTCTGGTATCAGATTAATATCGAAATCATATTGCTGACGAAGCTGATGCATAGCCTCAGCATCAATGCCAGAGACATGAGTCACCGTCACATAGTGTTTATACCAGTTAAACTGACCAGAATATTGATGGGCGATCTGCTCTGCCAGTTCGTGAGTGAGAGTTTTGCCTTGCAGTACCAGTGTTGTCATGATGTTTCCGCACTAGATAAAAAAACGGCGAGCTGAAAACTCAGCTCGCCGAATCATTGTAAATCAGTCAGATTTAAAATTGGGGTTTAACAGGTGCTGATTTAAAACGTTCAACACTGGCCACAATTTCAGTTTCAGCTTCAGCTTTACCCACCCAGCCTTCAACTTTGACCCATTTGTTCTTTTCTAAATCTTTGTAGTGTTCAAAGAAATGTGAAAGTTGATTCAACAGACGTTCTGGTAAGTCATTAATATCTTTCACATCATCGTACATTTTATCGTGTGGCACGGCGATGATTTTGGCATCTTCACCAGACTCATCGGTCATTTTTAACATGCCCACAGGACGGCAACTGACTACTGAGCCACTGATTAATGCGTACGGGCTGACAACCAATACATCAACCGGATCACCGTCATCAGACAACGTGTGTGGAACATAACCATAGTTGCATGGATAAAACATCGCAGTATTCATGAAACGGTCAACAAAAAGTGCCCCGGTTTCTTTATCAACTTCGTATTTCACAGGATCAGAATGTGAAGGGATTTCAATAATGACATTGATGTCTGTTGGCAAATTTTTGCCTGAACCAACACGGTCGAGATTCATAGGGTTATGCTCCAGATAGCAAATAAACAAAGTCGCTGATTATAGAAGAAAAGCCCTTCAGGTTAAACTCTCAGCAAGTGAATAAGCATTATTCTTCATAACATCGCCAATCTGACTTTATGTCACGCGCTAAATCCATAAGCGATAAACGCAGCAAGTCACTCAATTAGCGAACGAGAAAGAACGCAGCTAACGCAAAAAGAAATAGTGAAAATAAACGACTCAGGATATGGCTTGGTAACGTCTTGGCTAATTTTGCGCCAATCGGTGCAACCCAGACACTGGTGGCAATAATCCCTAAAAAGGCTTGCCAGTGAACAAAGCCGCTCTGCCACTGCCCATCAACATGTTCGAGTTGGGATCCAATCAATATGTAGCCAGCGGCCCCACTTAAGGCAATAGGCAAACCACACGCCGCCGCAGTTCCCACCGCACGTTGCATAGAAAGTCCACTCATCACCAGGTATGGCACAACCAGTGAACCACCACCAATTCCAACCATAGCGGAGACAATACCAGTAATTAAACCAGCAGAAAAAATACTCGGGGCTGCTAAAAACT belongs to Methylophaga thalassica and includes:
- the cobT gene encoding nicotinate-nucleotide--dimethylbenzimidazole phosphoribosyltransferase, with product MNSFAEWLKQPVKAVDKTHEQKALARQQQLTKPPGSLGQLENLAVKIASLQASEIPDLTHVHITVYAADHGVMAEGVSAFPQSVTAAMIRNFANGGAAISVLAQELTAKLDVINVGTVDALEDIPGVFDKRIDAGTANFCQGPAMTEQQCQQAILVGRDNVLSDIDNIQLYIAGEMGIGNTSTASALASALLKCDPIDVVGPGTGLDQQGIQHKVTVIQRALELHQSELNAAPLSTLTLLGGFEIAAMVGAYLTCAKQGIPVLIDGFISTVAALTAERMQPGCKDWFIYSHQSAEPGHKVVLNALDAKPLLQLDMRLGEGSGAAVAVPILRQACLLHNGMATFEQANISKGDK
- the cobU gene encoding bifunctional adenosylcobinamide kinase/adenosylcobinamide-phosphate guanylyltransferase; this encodes MSKTLILGGTKSGKSRLAEQWANATSRAVSYIATAQAHDDEMAQRIKQHQQQRPDNWPTIEQPLYLGDAINQATTDVVLVDCLTLWLTNLLLAEGDLLTEQISALLDTLQTTDKHIIMVSNETNMGVMPLGDLTRRYCDEAGVLHQRIAKMSDNVILTVAGLPHILKGQLHEQLR
- the cbiB gene encoding adenosylcobinamide-phosphate synthase CbiB encodes the protein MTLLFIVLAVLLDWLLGEPTRRHPLVGFGRLTKLVETRLYSSEHNQKKQFINGLLGWLILVLPFALIAYFMSQITVLNSLFSVLVLYLCIGHRSLYDHVTPIIEALKQGDIEQAKTYTSYIVSRDRETLHIPKASIESVLENGADAIFSAIFWFIVAGLPGVVIYRLSNTLDAMWGYKTERYLFFGRFAARIDDVLNFIPARLTALSYALVGDVRSGLQCWKQQAKQWDSPNAGPVMAAGAGALNIKLGGLARYHGVWHDRPKLGLNHEASESDIPRALHLVTDSLLLWLAGITVITGISYA
- the bluB gene encoding 5,6-dimethylbenzimidazole synthase encodes the protein MSDSPHQFSQAEREAVYRAIAERRDMRHFRPDPVDPEQLKRLLIAAHQAPSVGLMQPWRIIRITDSIIREKIKALVEKERIETAKAMNEREDEFMRLKVEGMDNCAEILVVALCDKREEHIFGRRTMPNMDLASVSCAIQNMWLAARVEGLGMGWVSIFEPEALAQLLKLPSGASPVAILCLGHVNEFYPEPMLQMENWRQGIELDAVLYENQWDEPAKL
- the cobD gene encoding threonine-phosphate decarboxylase CobD, which gives rise to MLEHGGKLNHYIKKYGIASEYWLDLSTGINPNGWPVPPLPEQVWTRLPEQDDDLLTAAANYYGNESLIALPGSQAAIQFLPQLREPCRVRVIHPCYAEHAYSWQKAGHDVEAIHHDEIDSLLAETDVLIIINPTNPSGRQYKKEQLLSWHQQLQQHDGWLVVDEAFIDTSPDKSLCRLPAMPGLLILRSVGKFFGLAGCRVGFLIAEQSVLDQMKEHLGPWPIATASRYITIHAFKDTDWQQHCRQQLQFQSARLAQLLTRYGLSPTAGTDLFQWVRLSVAKDIHEKLAKNAILTRLFESPASLRFGLPANEQQWQQLEKALQSLRVDHET
- a CDS encoding cobyric acid synthase; the encoded protein is MKHKTLMVQGTTSDAGKSTVVTALCRWFKQQGYQVAPFKPQNMALNSAVTAEGGEIGRAQAVQAQACHLAPHIDMNPVLLKPNSDSGAQVIIHGKAVANMEARFYHDYKPTAMQAVLDSHHRLESNYDLVVVEGAGSPAEINLRDRDIANMGFAEAVDCPVILIADIDRGGVFAHLVGTLSCLSESEQARIKGFIINRFRGDMSLLQPGLDWLKQKTGKPVLGVLPYLHGLHLEAEDAVNTQQITGSDKQLNIIVPVLPRISNHTDLDPLRLHPQVNLQFIGPDDTIPAADLIILPGSKHVRADLEWLIKQGWPEAIAKHCRYGGKVLGICGGFQMLGRLIHDPDGIESQPGSSDGLGLLDMETTLAGDKTLRQNQGQLLINSSAVTISGYEIHAGISTGKALASPLMSLSHGPDGAISEDRQIIGTYLHGLFEHDEAAQAILTWAGLDDVQSVDYWQLRENDINKLAEMIATHVNTEKLMQILEDTQ
- a CDS encoding adenosylcobinamide-GDP ribazoletransferase, with the protein product MWLSFQIALQFLTIIPVSYASATDQQLGRSLVFYPVIGLIIGLILSGLVSVLPVSYSLLSAALLLTAWVLLTGGLHIDGLADSADAWLGGIGNKQRTLEIMKDPAAGPIAVVVLALSLLIKLALVEIVISSGETSALIWSIILARTAMPLLFLTTNYVRPNGIGAVLKQCLPVKQVKWMLLITTVIALFCLGFTPLLLGLIVFLLLRYTMEHRLDGFTGDTAGAMVELLEISFLLFLILF
- the cobO gene encoding cob(I)yrinic acid a,c-diamide adenosyltransferase, translating into MSDTEKSERHKKRMQRHKSVVDEKIQQAEKDKGLLLVITGNGKGKSSSGFGMVARALGHDMKVGVVQFIKGAFSTGEESFFRRFPEEVSYHVVGDGFTWETQNLEQDIASAEKGWEICKAMLNDPEIDVVLLDELNIVLKMKYLNAETVLNDIAQRPEMQHVIITGRGAPDSVIEAADTVSRIEDVKHAFRAGIKAQKGIEL